The uncultured Hyphomonas sp. genome includes a region encoding these proteins:
- the rpsM gene encoding 30S ribosomal protein S13 encodes MARIAGVNIPTNKRVVIALRYIHGIGPAFAQEICEKVGVDASRRVNELTDAEVIKIRETIDADYMVEGDLRRDTSMNIKRLMDLGCYRGLRHRRKLPVRGQRTHTNARTRKGPAKPIAGKKK; translated from the coding sequence TTGGCCCGTATTGCAGGCGTAAATATCCCGACCAACAAGCGCGTCGTCATTGCGCTGCGGTACATCCATGGCATTGGTCCGGCCTTCGCACAGGAAATCTGCGAAAAGGTGGGCGTCGACGCGTCTCGCCGCGTGAACGAACTGACCGACGCCGAGGTCATCAAGATCCGCGAAACGATCGACGCTGACTACATGGTTGAGGGTGACCTTCGCCGCGACACGTCCATGAACATCAAGCGCCTGATGGATCTTGGCTGCTACCGTGGCCTGCGCCATCGCCGCAAGCTGCCGGTTCGCGGTCAGCGGACGCACACCAACGCCCGTACCCGCAAGGGTCCGGCCAAGCCGATCGCCGGCAAGAAGAAGTAA
- the rpsK gene encoding 30S ribosomal protein S11 yields the protein MAREATRVRRKERKNITSGVVHVNSSFNNTMVTITDAQGNTISWSSSGTMGFKGSRKSTPYAAQMAAEDAAKKAMEHGLQTVEVLVRGPGSGRESALRALQAAGLTVTAISDTTPIPHNGCRPPKRRRV from the coding sequence ATGGCTCGTGAAGCGACCCGCGTCCGCCGCAAGGAACGCAAGAACATCACCTCGGGTGTTGTTCACGTGAACTCCAGCTTCAACAACACGATGGTTACCATCACCGACGCGCAGGGGAACACCATCTCCTGGTCTTCGTCGGGCACGATGGGCTTCAAGGGTTCGCGCAAGTCGACCCCTTACGCTGCCCAGATGGCTGCTGAAGACGCTGCGAAGAAGGCCATGGAACATGGCCTGCAAACCGTCGAGGTTCTCGTCCGTGGTCCGGGTTCGGGCCGTGAGAGCGCACTTCGTGCCCTTCAGGCTGCTGGCCTGACGGTTACGGCGATCAGCGACACCACGCCGATCCCGCACAATGGGTGCCGCCCGCCGAAACGCCGCCGCGTCTAA
- a CDS encoding DNA-directed RNA polymerase subunit alpha, translating into MAENTAVNDRNWKELIRPNRPVVQAGYDPKRKAKLVIEPLERGYGTTLGNALRRVLLSSLQGAAIIGVQIDNVVHEFSAIPGVREDVTTIVLNLKQVAIFMESDTTKRMVLKATGPGEVKAGQIETSGDTKILNPDHVICTLDDGAEVRMEFTVATGKGYVPAEAHRPEDAPIGYIPIDAIYSPVRRVGYQVEDTREGTKLDFDKLTLDIETDGSVTPEDSVAYAARILQDQLQLFINFEEPTLEAGTQTEETDLGFNPVLLKKVDELELSVRSANCLKNDNIVYIGDLIQKSEAEMLRTPNFGRKSLNEIKEVLAGLGLHLGMEVPDWPPEDIEGLAKKYDDHL; encoded by the coding sequence ATGGCCGAGAACACCGCCGTCAACGACCGCAACTGGAAAGAACTGATCCGCCCGAACCGTCCGGTGGTTCAGGCCGGATACGACCCGAAGCGCAAGGCGAAGCTCGTGATCGAGCCGCTGGAGCGTGGCTATGGTACGACGCTGGGCAACGCCCTGCGCCGCGTGCTGCTGTCCTCGCTGCAAGGCGCTGCCATCATTGGCGTCCAGATCGACAACGTCGTTCACGAATTCTCCGCCATTCCGGGTGTGCGTGAAGACGTCACCACGATCGTCCTGAACCTGAAGCAGGTCGCGATCTTCATGGAAAGCGACACCACCAAGCGCATGGTCCTGAAAGCGACCGGCCCGGGTGAAGTGAAAGCTGGCCAGATCGAGACCTCCGGCGACACGAAGATCCTCAACCCGGATCACGTGATCTGTACGCTCGACGACGGCGCAGAAGTCCGCATGGAATTCACCGTCGCCACCGGCAAGGGCTATGTCCCGGCCGAGGCGCACCGTCCGGAAGATGCACCGATCGGCTATATCCCGATCGACGCCATCTATTCGCCGGTCCGCCGCGTTGGCTACCAGGTAGAAGACACCCGCGAAGGCACGAAGCTGGACTTCGACAAGCTGACCCTCGACATCGAAACCGATGGCTCGGTCACGCCGGAAGATTCCGTTGCTTACGCCGCTCGTATCCTGCAGGACCAGCTGCAGCTCTTCATCAACTTCGAAGAGCCGACGCTGGAAGCCGGCACGCAGACCGAAGAAACCGACCTCGGCTTCAACCCGGTCCTTCTCAAGAAGGTGGATGAGCTGGAGCTCTCCGTGCGTTCGGCCAACTGCCTGAAGAACGACAACATCGTTTACATCGGTGACCTGATCCAGAAGTCGGAAGCGGAAATGCTTCGCACTCCGAACTTCGGCCGCAAGTCGCTGAACGAAATCAAGGAAGTCCTCGCTGGTCTTGGCCTGCACCTCGGCATGGAAGTGCCGGATTGGCCGCCGGAAGACATCGAAGGCCTTGCCAAGAAATACGACGACCACCTCTAG
- the rplQ gene encoding 50S ribosomal protein L17: MRHRLGYRKLNKTTSHRKAMFANMAASLIEHEQIVTTLPKAKEMAPLMDKLVTLAKKGDLAARRQALSKVRDEEAVRKLFDVFGDRYKDRNGGYTRVLKAGFRHGDNAPVAVLEMVDRDETAKGAADKARHEAELEAGE, encoded by the coding sequence ATGCGCCATCGCCTTGGATACCGCAAACTGAACAAGACGACTTCGCACCGCAAGGCGATGTTCGCCAACATGGCTGCAAGCCTGATCGAGCATGAGCAGATCGTTACGACCCTGCCCAAAGCGAAGGAAATGGCGCCGCTGATGGACAAGTTGGTGACCCTGGCCAAGAAGGGCGACCTCGCTGCCCGCCGCCAGGCGCTCTCCAAGGTCCGCGACGAAGAGGCTGTCCGCAAGCTGTTCGACGTTTTCGGCGACCGCTACAAGGATCGCAATGGCGGCTACACCCGCGTGCTGAAAGCTGGCTTCCGCCATGGCGACAACGCACCGGTTGCTGTCCTGGAAATGGTCGACCGTGACGAGACGGCCAAAGGCGCAGCCGACAAGGCCCGCCACGAGGCTGAACTCGAAGCCGGCGAATAA
- a CDS encoding RtcB family protein — translation MSEFEVFETFAGGRIKAWVKGVPVEDAAREQLENVAGLPFVHSHLAVMPDVHFGRGATVGSVIPTKGAIIPAAVGVDIGCGMMAVRTSLTSNDLPDSLAAVRSGIERKVPVGNGPGGNHKDTPSRAASALRRSGLDERLELILAKHKRIQRTKFATQLGTLGGGNHFIELCLDEEDRVWVMLHSGSRGTGNILGTYFIQEAREALEKRVLGYHVPDKDLAFFVEGEEMFDDYVMAVGWAQEYARLNREVMMYRVLIALRDQLPAFSLGKMAVNCHHNYVERERHFGADVWVTRKGAVRAGEGELGIIPGSMGAKSFIVRGKGHAESFCSCSHGAGRVMSRAEAKRTFTVDDHLAATAGVECRKDAGVIDETPMAYKDIDAVMAAQSDLVEIVHTLKQIVCVKG, via the coding sequence ATGAGTGAGTTTGAAGTGTTCGAAACCTTCGCCGGTGGCCGTATCAAGGCCTGGGTGAAAGGCGTGCCGGTGGAAGACGCCGCGCGCGAGCAGCTGGAAAATGTCGCCGGGCTGCCGTTCGTGCACTCGCACCTTGCGGTCATGCCTGACGTGCACTTCGGGCGCGGCGCAACGGTCGGTTCGGTCATCCCCACAAAGGGGGCGATCATTCCGGCTGCCGTCGGTGTCGACATCGGCTGCGGCATGATGGCGGTGCGCACCAGCCTGACATCGAACGACCTGCCGGATAGCCTCGCGGCCGTCCGAAGCGGGATCGAGCGGAAGGTGCCAGTCGGCAACGGACCGGGCGGCAATCACAAGGACACCCCGTCGCGTGCGGCTTCAGCCTTGCGACGGTCGGGGCTCGACGAGCGGCTTGAACTGATCCTCGCGAAGCACAAGCGCATCCAGCGCACGAAGTTCGCGACTCAGCTTGGCACGCTCGGCGGCGGCAACCATTTCATCGAGCTTTGTCTCGATGAAGAGGACCGCGTCTGGGTGATGCTCCATTCCGGCTCACGCGGTACGGGCAACATTCTCGGCACCTATTTCATCCAGGAAGCCCGCGAGGCGCTGGAGAAGCGGGTGCTCGGCTATCACGTGCCGGACAAGGACCTCGCCTTCTTCGTGGAGGGGGAGGAAATGTTCGACGACTATGTGATGGCTGTCGGCTGGGCGCAGGAATATGCGCGCCTGAACCGAGAGGTGATGATGTACCGTGTGCTGATCGCCCTGCGTGATCAGCTCCCGGCCTTCTCGCTCGGCAAGATGGCGGTGAACTGCCACCACAACTATGTGGAGCGGGAACGCCATTTCGGTGCTGATGTCTGGGTGACCCGCAAAGGTGCTGTGCGCGCCGGTGAGGGGGAGCTTGGTATCATTCCGGGTTCGATGGGGGCGAAATCCTTCATTGTGCGCGGGAAGGGACATGCCGAGTCGTTCTGCTCGTGCTCGCACGGGGCGGGACGGGTCATGTCTCGTGCCGAAGCCAAGCGCACCTTTACGGTGGACGACCACCTCGCCGCAACGGCGGGTGTGGAATGCCGCAAGGACGCTGGTGTCATTGACGAAACGCCGATGGCCTACAAGGATATCGACGCCGTCATGGCGGCCCAGTCCGACCTTGTGGAGATCGTCCATACGCTGAAGCAGATCGTGTGTGTCAAAGGTTGA
- a CDS encoding amino acid permease yields MIFDRIKPLDAILATAEKKSLHRSLGAFQLTMLGIGAVIGTGIFVLTAAAAQKAGPGMMFSFVIAGFVCAVAALCYSELASMVPVSGSAYTYTYAVMGELLAWMVGWALILEYAVAASAVCVGWSGYVMGLVENLTGFTLPAMLSSGPAWGFAGGIPSVDFSHGVVNLPAIVVAAVVTWLLVIGTSESASVNAVLVAIKVTALTAFIVLSFPILKGENFTPLMPTGLLGHDGLGVVGAAATIFFAYVGFDAVSTAAEETKNPQRNVPIGLLGSLAICTVFYFLVAAGVVGTVGAQPVRDATGAVLSPDGVAFAARCAELAALGEAPIVCSDEALAETLRIVGFPVIGNLVGLAASIALPSVILMMIYGQTRIFFVMARDGLLPEKLADVHPKFKTPWKMTIFTGFWVAVAAAFFPVGQLADISNSGTLFAFFMVAIAVMMLRRTDPDRFRPFRTPFVWVIAPVAAVGCLGLYLNLPFVAKMVLPIWGAIGLAIYFFYSRKRSHVGLGLIEVHEEDQDVPPSALPPI; encoded by the coding sequence ATGATATTCGACCGTATCAAGCCGCTCGACGCCATCCTTGCGACAGCGGAAAAGAAGTCCCTGCACAGATCCCTTGGCGCCTTCCAGCTGACTATGCTGGGCATCGGCGCGGTGATCGGGACAGGGATTTTCGTTCTCACCGCCGCGGCCGCCCAGAAGGCCGGGCCGGGCATGATGTTCTCTTTCGTCATCGCCGGGTTCGTCTGTGCGGTGGCGGCGCTCTGCTATTCCGAACTCGCCTCCATGGTGCCGGTGTCAGGCTCTGCCTACACCTATACCTATGCGGTGATGGGCGAACTGCTGGCCTGGATGGTCGGCTGGGCACTGATCCTCGAATACGCGGTCGCGGCGTCCGCCGTCTGTGTCGGCTGGTCCGGCTATGTCATGGGGCTCGTCGAGAACTTAACGGGGTTCACCTTACCCGCGATGCTCAGTAGCGGCCCGGCCTGGGGCTTTGCAGGCGGGATCCCGAGCGTCGATTTCAGCCACGGCGTGGTGAACCTGCCAGCCATCGTGGTAGCGGCAGTCGTGACGTGGCTTCTGGTTATCGGCACCAGTGAGAGCGCTTCAGTGAATGCCGTACTCGTTGCCATCAAGGTCACGGCGCTGACAGCCTTCATCGTGCTGAGCTTTCCGATCCTGAAGGGGGAGAATTTCACGCCGCTGATGCCGACCGGCCTGCTCGGACATGACGGCCTCGGCGTAGTCGGCGCGGCGGCCACCATCTTCTTTGCCTATGTCGGCTTCGATGCGGTATCGACCGCCGCCGAAGAGACAAAGAACCCGCAGCGCAATGTGCCAATCGGTCTGCTCGGCTCGCTTGCCATTTGTACCGTGTTCTACTTCCTCGTGGCGGCTGGCGTGGTCGGCACGGTCGGCGCCCAACCCGTGCGCGACGCTACCGGCGCCGTCCTGTCACCGGACGGGGTCGCCTTCGCCGCCCGCTGCGCGGAACTTGCCGCACTGGGCGAGGCACCCATCGTCTGTTCTGACGAAGCACTGGCCGAAACACTCCGCATCGTCGGCTTCCCCGTGATCGGCAACCTGGTTGGCCTCGCCGCTTCCATTGCGCTGCCTTCGGTGATCCTGATGATGATCTATGGCCAGACGCGCATCTTCTTCGTCATGGCCCGCGATGGCCTGCTGCCGGAAAAGCTCGCTGACGTGCATCCCAAGTTCAAGACGCCTTGGAAGATGACCATCTTCACCGGCTTCTGGGTTGCCGTCGCCGCCGCCTTCTTCCCGGTTGGACAGCTCGCGGATATTTCAAACTCCGGCACACTCTTTGCCTTCTTCATGGTGGCGATTGCGGTGATGATGCTGCGCCGCACGGATCCTGACCGTTTCCGTCCGTTCCGCACGCCATTCGTCTGGGTCATTGCCCCAGTCGCGGCGGTAGGGTGTCTCGGTCTCTACCTGAACCTGCCCTTCGTGGCGAAGATGGTACTGCCCATCTGGGGTGCCATCGGTCTCGCGATTTACTTCTTCTACAGCCGCAAGCGCAGCCATGTCGGCCTCGGCCTGATCGAGGTGCATGAGGAAGACCAGGACGTGCCGCCCAGCGCCTTACCGCCAATCTGA
- a CDS encoding HD domain-containing protein yields the protein MADGHAVGERAKFREMLEGTREDWEIIAEHSKVFNKGLAKRVLDHLRLLDGDFGGFPIDRLQHSLQTATRAQRDGRDEEYVVCALLHDIGDTLGSMNHPDVAAAILKPFVSEANLWMVANHGAFQGYYFFEYLGLDKNMRERFKDSPYYQRCAEFCHKYDQAAFDPDYESEPLDFFEPMVERVFSKPKNSMYLRKAE from the coding sequence ATGGCTGACGGACACGCCGTAGGCGAACGCGCAAAATTCCGCGAAATGCTGGAAGGCACCCGGGAAGACTGGGAAATCATTGCGGAGCATTCCAAAGTCTTCAACAAGGGCCTTGCCAAGCGTGTGCTTGACCATCTCCGCCTGCTGGATGGCGATTTCGGCGGCTTCCCGATCGACCGGCTGCAGCATTCCCTCCAGACGGCGACACGCGCCCAACGCGACGGCCGGGATGAGGAATATGTTGTCTGCGCCTTGCTGCACGATATCGGCGACACGCTGGGCAGCATGAACCATCCGGATGTGGCGGCGGCGATCCTGAAGCCCTTCGTTTCCGAAGCGAACCTCTGGATGGTCGCCAATCACGGCGCGTTCCAGGGCTATTATTTCTTCGAGTATCTCGGCCTCGACAAGAACATGCGCGAGCGGTTCAAGGACAGCCCGTACTACCAGCGCTGCGCCGAGTTCTGCCACAAATACGACCAGGCCGCCTTCGATCCGGACTATGAAAGCGAGCCGCTGGACTTCTTCGAACCGATGGTGGAGCGCGTCTTCTCCAAGCCGAAGAACTCCATGTACCTGCGTAAGGCCGAGTAG
- a CDS encoding Kazal-type serine protease inhibitor has product MRLAVLLFFPIFLTGCAWFLEPGVVPDRAVPPDEVAAPVGVPEAVEGAMCGGIAAIQCAEGLSCIYEDGACHSIADAAGVCKKTGPICTKEYRPVCGCNGKTYGNRCEAYAEGISVAYPGECDVKDS; this is encoded by the coding sequence ATGCGTCTCGCCGTTCTTTTATTTTTCCCAATCTTTCTCACCGGTTGCGCCTGGTTTCTCGAACCGGGCGTCGTGCCGGACCGGGCCGTGCCGCCGGATGAAGTGGCGGCGCCCGTAGGCGTGCCCGAGGCTGTCGAAGGCGCCATGTGCGGCGGTATCGCTGCGATCCAGTGCGCCGAAGGCCTGAGCTGTATCTATGAAGATGGCGCCTGCCATTCCATCGCCGATGCCGCCGGCGTCTGCAAGAAAACCGGACCGATCTGTACCAAGGAATATCGTCCCGTCTGCGGCTGCAACGGCAAGACCTATGGCAACCGCTGCGAAGCCTATGCCGAAGGCATCAGCGTCGCCTATCCCGGCGAATGCGACGTGAAGGACAGCTGA